DNA from Massilia antarctica:
GTCCCGATGATGTGCGGCACCGCGTTCAAGAACAAGGGCGTGCAAGCCATGCTCGACGGTGTGATCGAATACCTGCCATCGCCAGTCGACATCCCGCCAGTCAAGGGCATGGACGAAGATGACCAGCCGACCACGCGTAAAGCGGAAGACACCGAGAAATTCTCGGCGCTGGCATTCAAGATCATGACCGACCCATTCGTGGGCCAGCTGATCTTCTTCCGCGTCTACTCGGGCATGATCAAGTCGGGCGACACCGTCTACAATCCGATCAAGAACAAGAAAGAGCGTCTTGGCCGTATTTTGCAGATGCACGCTAACCAGCGCGAAGAAATCAAGGAAGTCCACGCCGGCGATATCGCCGCCGCGGTCGGCCTGAAAGACGCGACCACGGGCGAAACCCTGTGCGATCCATCGTCGATCATCACCCTGGAAAAAATGGTCTTCCCTGAGCCGGTGATTCAACAAGCTGTTGAGCCAAAAACCAAGGCTGACCAGGAAAAAATGGGCTTGGCACTGAACCGCCTGGCACAGGAAGATCCTTCGTTCCGCGTGAAAACCGATGAAGAATCGGGCCAGACCATCATCGGTGGTATGGGCGAGTTGCACCTGGAAATTATCGTTGACCGCATGAAGCGCGAATTCGGCGTCGAAGCGACCGTCGGCAAGCCACAAGTGGCTTACCGCGAAACGATCCGCAAGGTGTGCGAAGAATCCGAAGGCAAGTTCGTCAAGCAGTCGGGCGGTCGTGGTCAGTACGGTCACGTTGTCCTGAAGATCGAGCCGCAAGAAGCCGGTAAAGGTTTCGAATTCGTCGACGCGATCAAGGGCGGCACCGTTCCACGCGAATACATCCCTGCGGTTGAAAAGGGTGTGCGCGGTACCTTGAACGCCGGCGTGATGGCGGGTTACCCAGTGGTCGACGTCAAGGTGACCTTGTTCTTCGGTTCGTACCACGATGTGGACTCGAACGAAAACGCGTTCCAGATGGCCGCTTCGATGGCATTCAAAGATGGCTGCCGTAAAGCATCGCCAGTCATCCTCGAGCCGATGATGGCCGTGGAAGTGGAAACGCCGGAAGACTACGCCGGTACCGTGATGGGCGATCTGTCGTCCCGCCGCGGTATGGTGCAGGGCATGGACGAGATTCCAGGCGGCGGCGGCAAGATCATCAAAGCCGAAGTGCCACTGTCCGAAATGTTTGGTTACTCGACCTCGCTGCGTTCCGCAACGCAAGGCCGTGCTACCTACACGATGGAATTCAAGCACTATTCGGAAGCGCCTAAGCACGTGACTGACGCAATCGTCACCGCAAAAGCCAAGTAATTCAGTCAGGGCCGCGCCATAAGTGCGGCCCTGATCATCGAACAAAAATTGTAAAAATAGTCTTTAAAGGAAATTCAAAATGGCAAAAGGTAAATTCGAACGGACCAAGCCGCACGTCAACGTGGGCACCATCGGTCACGTCGATCACGGTAAAACCACTCTGACGGCTGCGATCGCTACCGTTCTGTCGAAGAAATTCGGCGGCGAAGCAAAAGCATACGACCAGATCGATGCAGCACCAGAAGAAAAAGCGCGCGGCATCACCATCAACACCGCTCACGTCGAGTACGAAACGGCTAACCGCCACTACGCTCACGTTGACTGCCCAGGCCACGCCGATTACATCAAGAACATGATCACCGGCGCAGCACAGATGGACGGCGCGATCCTGGTTTGCTCCGCAGCTGACGGCCCAATGCCACAGACCCGCGAGCACATCTTGCTGGCACGCCAGGTTGGCGTTCCTTACATCATCGTGTTCCTGAACAAGTGCGACCTGGTCGACGACGCAGAACTGCTGGAACTGGTTGAAATGGAAGTGCGTGAGCTCTTGTCGAAATACGAGTTCCCAGGCGACGACCTGCCAATCATCAAGGGTTCGGCACGTATGGCCCTCGAAGGCAACACCGGCGAAATGGGCGAAGTGGCGATCATGGCCCTGGCCGAAGCGCTGGACACCTACATCCCAACGCCAGAGCGCGCAATCGACGGCGCCTTCCTGATGCCTGTGGAAGACGTGTTCTCGATCTCGGGTCGCGGTACCGTTGTGACCGGCCGTATCGAGCGCGGTGTTGTTAAAGTCGGCGAAGAAATCGAAATCGTCGGCATCTCCGACACCGTCAAGACCACTTGCACCGGCGTGGAAATGTTCCGCAAGCTGCTGGACCAGGGTCAAGCCGGCGACAACGTCGGTCTGCTGCTGCGCGGCACCAAGCGTGAAGACGTACAGCGTGGTCAGGTTCTGGCGAAGCCGAACTCGATCAAGCCGCACAATCACTTCACCGGTGAGATCTATGTCCTGTCGAAAGACGAAGGCGGCCGTCACACCCCGTTCTTCAACAACTATCGTCCACAGTTCTACTTCCGTACTACGGACGTGACTGGTTCGATCGAGTTGCCAGCGGACAAAGAAATGGTTATGCCAGGCGATAACGTGTCGATCACCGTCAAGCTGATCAACCCGATCGCGATGGAAGAAGGCCTGCGTTTCGCGATCCGCGAAGGTGGCCGTACCGTTGGTGCAGGTGTTGTTGCGAAGATTCTCAGCGAAGTCGCTGGTAAGTAATTCGTAGTCAAGGGCAGGAAAGCAGGTATACTTGCTTTCTTGCCTGATGTGCCCAAGCAAAAAATTCATATTGCCGGTTCAACGCCGGTTCGTTCTTTTTAAGGGAATTACCATGTCCGCACCAAACCAGAAAATCCGCATTCGCCTCAAAGCGTTCGACTACAAGCTGATCGACCAGTCCGCACTGGAAATCGTTGATACCGCCAAGCGTACCGGCGCTGTTGTCAAAGGCCCAGTCCCACTGCCAACCCGCATCCAGCGTTTTGACGTCCTGCGTTCGCCGCACGTCAACAAAACCTCGCGCGACCAGTTCGAAATCCGTACGCACCAGCGTCTGATGGACATCGTGGACCCAACGGACAAGACCGTTGACGCGCTGATGAAGCTGGATCTGCCAGCTGGCGTCGACGTCGAAATCAAACTGCAATAATCATTGCGGTATTGCCGCCGGCGCACTGATGTGCGCGGGCGAGTCAGGGCCGGGCGAGTTCGCTATTAGCGAACGGACCCGGCCCTGATGCGTTTGCATTGTCATTTTTTCAGCATTCGCCACGCCACATTGATTGCTGTGCCGCATGTGCAAGTCTATACTGTGCCGCCCTGACCGCCGCCCCTTTGCGCTGGCACCCAACGACCCGCCTTCATGACCGCTTCCGTCTTTCGAACACTGCTGCACTCCTCGCTTCTGCTGCTCTCCCTGGCCGCCGTTCCCTGCCTGGCCGACGCGCCCGTGCTCGGCATCAAGGAGGCATTGCGTATTCCGGCCTACCTGTCGATGGAGCTCTCGCCCGACGGCAAGCATATCGCCGCGATCGCGCGCAAGGGCGAGGCCAGCAAGCTGGTGCTGATGGATACGGCGACCCTGACGCCGCGCTTCGTCGAGATCAAGCGCGGCACCATGACCAACCCGAGCGAAGCGCGCTGGGTCAACGACACTTACCTGGCCGTCGATACCGACGAGGGCGTGAAGATGGTCGATCTGGACGGCCGCTACATCCTCTTTATCGGCAGCCGCTACGTCGGCAATGTCACGCCCGACAGTGCGGGCAGGGCGCGCATTCTGGTCAAACGGTATTACGAACCCACCTACGCCGCCCGCATCACGATCGAGAAGGATGAGTCGGAGCTGGTCAATTTTCACATGCCCGGCAAGCCGGTGTGGTGGGTATTCGACGCCAATGGCGACGCCCGCGTGGTGACCACTATCAGCACGGCGTTCTGGTCGGACAGCACCACATTCACCCACTGGTATCGCGCAAGCCAGGACAAACCTTGGGAAAAGCTGGTCACCTTTAACTATGAGGACGACTTCTGGTGGCCGGAGAACCTGGCCAGCGACCAGAAATCGCTGGTGGTCCAGTCGCGTCAGGGGCGCGACACCCGAGCGTATTTCCGCTACAGCCTGGAAACCCGTACTATTACCGAGATGCTGGCCGGCCACCCGACCCAGGATATCTATGTTCCCGACACCGAACAAGACGGTTCGTTCCGCCTGGTCGCCACTGCCGGCATGAAGCCATCGTTCGAATGGTTCGATCCGGCCTGGGCGGCCATGCAGAAAAGCGTCGATGCCGCCTTGCCTGACCGTCTCAACGTTATCGAGGGCAAGCTGACCAGCAAGCTATTGATCTATTCCGTCAGCGATACCGACCCCGGCCAATGGCTCTTGCTCGATGTGCCCAGCGCGACCATGCGCAAGGTGGCGTCGGCCAAGCCCGAGATCGACGTCGCGGCCATGCGGCCGGTGCAGATCGTGCGCTACGCCGCGCGCGACGGCCTGAGCATCCCGGCCTACCTGACCTTGCCGGCCAAAACGGGCGCGATCAAGCCGGCGGTGATCCTGATCCACGGCGGCCCTGCCGCACGCGACAGCTGGACCTACAATGCCGAAGTGCAAATGCTGGCCGCGCGCGGCTACACCGTCCTTCAGCCGCAGTTCCGCGGTTCTTCGGGCTTCGGCAAGGCCTTCATGCAGGCCGGCTATGGCCAATGGGGACTCGCGATGCAGGACGATATCAGCGATGGGGTGCGCTGGCTGGTGGAGCAGGGGCATGCCGATCCGAAGCGCATCTGCATTTATGGCGCCAGCTATGGCGGCTATGCCGCGATGTGGGGACTGGTC
Protein-coding regions in this window:
- the fusA gene encoding elongation factor G, encoding MARKTPIERYRNIGISAHIDAGKTTTTERVLFYTGVNHKIGEVHDGAATMDWMEQEQERGITITSAATTCFWKGMANNFPEHHINIIDTPGHVDFTIEVERSMRVLDGACMVYCAVGGVQPQSETVWRQANKYKVPRLAFVNKMDRTGANFFKVYEQMRARLKANPIPLQIPIGAEDNFKGVVDLVKMKAIYWDDASQGMKFDYRDIPAELQEQAAEWRLKLVETAAEANDELMNKYLEEGDLSEEEIKAALRQRTIASEIVPMMCGTAFKNKGVQAMLDGVIEYLPSPVDIPPVKGMDEDDQPTTRKAEDTEKFSALAFKIMTDPFVGQLIFFRVYSGMIKSGDTVYNPIKNKKERLGRILQMHANQREEIKEVHAGDIAAAVGLKDATTGETLCDPSSIITLEKMVFPEPVIQQAVEPKTKADQEKMGLALNRLAQEDPSFRVKTDEESGQTIIGGMGELHLEIIVDRMKREFGVEATVGKPQVAYRETIRKVCEESEGKFVKQSGGRGQYGHVVLKIEPQEAGKGFEFVDAIKGGTVPREYIPAVEKGVRGTLNAGVMAGYPVVDVKVTLFFGSYHDVDSNENAFQMAASMAFKDGCRKASPVILEPMMAVEVETPEDYAGTVMGDLSSRRGMVQGMDEIPGGGGKIIKAEVPLSEMFGYSTSLRSATQGRATYTMEFKHYSEAPKHVTDAIVTAKAK
- the tuf gene encoding elongation factor Tu → MAKGKFERTKPHVNVGTIGHVDHGKTTLTAAIATVLSKKFGGEAKAYDQIDAAPEEKARGITINTAHVEYETANRHYAHVDCPGHADYIKNMITGAAQMDGAILVCSAADGPMPQTREHILLARQVGVPYIIVFLNKCDLVDDAELLELVEMEVRELLSKYEFPGDDLPIIKGSARMALEGNTGEMGEVAIMALAEALDTYIPTPERAIDGAFLMPVEDVFSISGRGTVVTGRIERGVVKVGEEIEIVGISDTVKTTCTGVEMFRKLLDQGQAGDNVGLLLRGTKREDVQRGQVLAKPNSIKPHNHFTGEIYVLSKDEGGRHTPFFNNYRPQFYFRTTDVTGSIELPADKEMVMPGDNVSITVKLINPIAMEEGLRFAIREGGRTVGAGVVAKILSEVAGK
- the rpsJ gene encoding 30S ribosomal protein S10; protein product: MSAPNQKIRIRLKAFDYKLIDQSALEIVDTAKRTGAVVKGPVPLPTRIQRFDVLRSPHVNKTSRDQFEIRTHQRLMDIVDPTDKTVDALMKLDLPAGVDVEIKLQ
- a CDS encoding S9 family peptidase, whose protein sequence is MTASVFRTLLHSSLLLLSLAAVPCLADAPVLGIKEALRIPAYLSMELSPDGKHIAAIARKGEASKLVLMDTATLTPRFVEIKRGTMTNPSEARWVNDTYLAVDTDEGVKMVDLDGRYILFIGSRYVGNVTPDSAGRARILVKRYYEPTYAARITIEKDESELVNFHMPGKPVWWVFDANGDARVVTTISTAFWSDSTTFTHWYRASQDKPWEKLVTFNYEDDFWWPENLASDQKSLVVQSRQGRDTRAYFRYSLETRTITEMLAGHPTQDIYVPDTEQDGSFRLVATAGMKPSFEWFDPAWAAMQKSVDAALPDRLNVIEGKLTSKLLIYSVSDTDPGQWLLLDVPSATMRKVASAKPEIDVAAMRPVQIVRYAARDGLSIPAYLTLPAKTGAIKPAVILIHGGPAARDSWTYNAEVQMLAARGYTVLQPQFRGSSGFGKAFMQAGYGQWGLAMQDDISDGVRWLVEQGHADPKRICIYGASYGGYAAMWGLVKTPELYRCGASFAGVSDIAYMLKGDSDVNARATGRLQMNILMGGAGRDKQAFDQVSPLKNAARITAPVLLAHGEWDRRVPIAHGRKMYKALKDANKEVEWMILEKEGNGIYHEDNREKFYGALFKLLERTIGPGAPP